In Dromiciops gliroides isolate mDroGli1 chromosome 5, mDroGli1.pri, whole genome shotgun sequence, the following are encoded in one genomic region:
- the TARBP2 gene encoding RISC-loading complex subunit TARBP2 isoform X1: MLVGGGGGGSGRAEPAVTVAPAGTEEGMSEEEQGSGIITSYGLPSIEQMLAASPGKTPISLLQEYGTRIGKTPVYDLLKAEGQAHQPNFTFRVTVGDTSCTGEGASGALARGQGPSKKAAKHKAAEVALKHLKGGNMLEPLLEDGRSPPVEVKAPVSPQQSECNPVGALQELVVQKGWRLPEYTVTQESGPAHRKEFTMTCRVERFIEIGSGTSKKLAKRNAAAKMLLRVHTVPLDPRDGPEAEPDDDHFSIGIGSRMDGLRGRSPGCTWDSLRNSAGEKILSLRSCPLGSLGPGCCSVLSELSEEQAFHVSYLDIDELSLSGLCQCLVELSTQPATVCHGSAPTREAARGEAARHALQYLKIMAGGK; this comes from the exons ATGCTCGTTGGTGGCGGCGGCGGAGGCTCGGGGCGCGCGGAGCCTGCAGTCACGGTGGCGCCCGCGGGGACGGAGGAGGGAATGAGTGAGGAGGAGCAGGGTTCCGGGATCATCACAAGCTACGGACTCCCCAG TATAGAGCAAATGCTGGCGGCCAGTCCTGGCAAGACCCCAATCAGCCTTCTGCAGGAGTATGGGACCAGAATAGGGAAGACTCCCGTGTACGACCTCCTCAAAGCCGAGGGCCAAGCCCACCAGCCCAATTTCACCTTCCGAGTCACCGTCGGTGACACCAGCTGCACTGGTGAGGGGGCGTCGGGTGCCCTGGCCAGGG GTCAGGGCCCCAGCAAGAAAGCTGCCAAGCACAAAGCAGCCGAGGTGgccctcaaacacttgaaggGAGGAAACATGTTGGAGCCGCTTCTGGAAGATGGAAG gAGCCCCCCAGTGGAGGTCAAGGCGCCTGTTTCTCCTCAGCAGTCTGAATGTAACCCTGTAGGGGCTTTACAG gAGCTGGTGGTACAGAAGGGCTGGCGGCTGCCCGAGTACACCGTGACCCAGGAGTCGGGCCCAGCACACCGAAAGGAATTCACCATGACCTGCCGGGTGGAGCGTTTCATCGAGATTG gcAGTGGCACCTCCAAGAAACTGGCCAAGCGCAATGCAGCAGCCAAGATGCTATTGAGGGTGCACACTGTGCCCCTGGACCCCAGGGACGGCCCCGAGGCTGAGCCCGACGATGACCACTTCTCCATC GGCATCGGCTCCCGCATGGACGGCCTTAGGGGCCGTAGCCCGGGTTGCACCTGGGACTCTCTCCGCAATTCGGCCGGGGAGAAGATCCTGTCCCTCCGGAGCTGCCCCCTTGGCTCTCTGGGCCCGGGCTGCTGCAGCGTCCTCAGCGAGCTTTCTGAGGAACAAGCCTTCCACGTCAGCTACCTGGACATCG atgaGCTGAGTTTAAGTGGGCTCTGTCAGTGCCTGGTGGAACTGTCTACACAGCCAGCCACGGTGTGCCATGGCTCGGCGCCCACCCGGGAAGCCGCCCGAGGGGAGGCAGCCCGCCACGCTCTGCAGTACCTCAAGATCATGGCTGGGGGCAAGTGA
- the TARBP2 gene encoding RISC-loading complex subunit TARBP2 isoform X3, with product MLAASPGKTPISLLQEYGTRIGKTPVYDLLKAEGQAHQPNFTFRVTVGDTSCTGEGASGALARGQGPSKKAAKHKAAEVALKHLKGGNMLEPLLEDGRSPPVEVKAPVSPQQSECNPVGALQELVVQKGWRLPEYTVTQESGPAHRKEFTMTCRVERFIEIGSGTSKKLAKRNAAAKMLLRVHTVPLDPRDGPEAEPDDDHFSIGIGSRMDGLRGRSPGCTWDSLRNSAGEKILSLRSCPLGSLGPGCCSVLSELSEEQAFHVSYLDIDELSLSGLCQCLVELSTQPATVCHGSAPTREAARGEAARHALQYLKIMAGGK from the exons ATGCTGGCGGCCAGTCCTGGCAAGACCCCAATCAGCCTTCTGCAGGAGTATGGGACCAGAATAGGGAAGACTCCCGTGTACGACCTCCTCAAAGCCGAGGGCCAAGCCCACCAGCCCAATTTCACCTTCCGAGTCACCGTCGGTGACACCAGCTGCACTGGTGAGGGGGCGTCGGGTGCCCTGGCCAGGG GTCAGGGCCCCAGCAAGAAAGCTGCCAAGCACAAAGCAGCCGAGGTGgccctcaaacacttgaaggGAGGAAACATGTTGGAGCCGCTTCTGGAAGATGGAAG gAGCCCCCCAGTGGAGGTCAAGGCGCCTGTTTCTCCTCAGCAGTCTGAATGTAACCCTGTAGGGGCTTTACAG gAGCTGGTGGTACAGAAGGGCTGGCGGCTGCCCGAGTACACCGTGACCCAGGAGTCGGGCCCAGCACACCGAAAGGAATTCACCATGACCTGCCGGGTGGAGCGTTTCATCGAGATTG gcAGTGGCACCTCCAAGAAACTGGCCAAGCGCAATGCAGCAGCCAAGATGCTATTGAGGGTGCACACTGTGCCCCTGGACCCCAGGGACGGCCCCGAGGCTGAGCCCGACGATGACCACTTCTCCATC GGCATCGGCTCCCGCATGGACGGCCTTAGGGGCCGTAGCCCGGGTTGCACCTGGGACTCTCTCCGCAATTCGGCCGGGGAGAAGATCCTGTCCCTCCGGAGCTGCCCCCTTGGCTCTCTGGGCCCGGGCTGCTGCAGCGTCCTCAGCGAGCTTTCTGAGGAACAAGCCTTCCACGTCAGCTACCTGGACATCG atgaGCTGAGTTTAAGTGGGCTCTGTCAGTGCCTGGTGGAACTGTCTACACAGCCAGCCACGGTGTGCCATGGCTCGGCGCCCACCCGGGAAGCCGCCCGAGGGGAGGCAGCCCGCCACGCTCTGCAGTACCTCAAGATCATGGCTGGGGGCAAGTGA
- the TARBP2 gene encoding RISC-loading complex subunit TARBP2 isoform X2 — protein MLVGGGGGGSGRAEPAVTVAPAGTEEGMSEEEQGSGIITSYGLPSIEQMLAASPGKTPISLLQEYGTRIGKTPVYDLLKAEGQAHQPNFTFRVTVGDTSCTGQGPSKKAAKHKAAEVALKHLKGGNMLEPLLEDGRSPPVEVKAPVSPQQSECNPVGALQELVVQKGWRLPEYTVTQESGPAHRKEFTMTCRVERFIEIGSGTSKKLAKRNAAAKMLLRVHTVPLDPRDGPEAEPDDDHFSIGIGSRMDGLRGRSPGCTWDSLRNSAGEKILSLRSCPLGSLGPGCCSVLSELSEEQAFHVSYLDIDELSLSGLCQCLVELSTQPATVCHGSAPTREAARGEAARHALQYLKIMAGGK, from the exons ATGCTCGTTGGTGGCGGCGGCGGAGGCTCGGGGCGCGCGGAGCCTGCAGTCACGGTGGCGCCCGCGGGGACGGAGGAGGGAATGAGTGAGGAGGAGCAGGGTTCCGGGATCATCACAAGCTACGGACTCCCCAG TATAGAGCAAATGCTGGCGGCCAGTCCTGGCAAGACCCCAATCAGCCTTCTGCAGGAGTATGGGACCAGAATAGGGAAGACTCCCGTGTACGACCTCCTCAAAGCCGAGGGCCAAGCCCACCAGCCCAATTTCACCTTCCGAGTCACCGTCGGTGACACCAGCTGCACTG GTCAGGGCCCCAGCAAGAAAGCTGCCAAGCACAAAGCAGCCGAGGTGgccctcaaacacttgaaggGAGGAAACATGTTGGAGCCGCTTCTGGAAGATGGAAG gAGCCCCCCAGTGGAGGTCAAGGCGCCTGTTTCTCCTCAGCAGTCTGAATGTAACCCTGTAGGGGCTTTACAG gAGCTGGTGGTACAGAAGGGCTGGCGGCTGCCCGAGTACACCGTGACCCAGGAGTCGGGCCCAGCACACCGAAAGGAATTCACCATGACCTGCCGGGTGGAGCGTTTCATCGAGATTG gcAGTGGCACCTCCAAGAAACTGGCCAAGCGCAATGCAGCAGCCAAGATGCTATTGAGGGTGCACACTGTGCCCCTGGACCCCAGGGACGGCCCCGAGGCTGAGCCCGACGATGACCACTTCTCCATC GGCATCGGCTCCCGCATGGACGGCCTTAGGGGCCGTAGCCCGGGTTGCACCTGGGACTCTCTCCGCAATTCGGCCGGGGAGAAGATCCTGTCCCTCCGGAGCTGCCCCCTTGGCTCTCTGGGCCCGGGCTGCTGCAGCGTCCTCAGCGAGCTTTCTGAGGAACAAGCCTTCCACGTCAGCTACCTGGACATCG atgaGCTGAGTTTAAGTGGGCTCTGTCAGTGCCTGGTGGAACTGTCTACACAGCCAGCCACGGTGTGCCATGGCTCGGCGCCCACCCGGGAAGCCGCCCGAGGGGAGGCAGCCCGCCACGCTCTGCAGTACCTCAAGATCATGGCTGGGGGCAAGTGA
- the NPFF gene encoding LOW QUALITY PROTEIN: pro-FMRFamide-related neuropeptide FF (The sequence of the model RefSeq protein was modified relative to this genomic sequence to represent the inferred CDS: inserted 1 base in 1 codon), with protein sequence MGGDPRRPLMGLSISAASSAPTLPPHLXGDSRYKSRVWQTGRREANMDSGRLAVLLLVVAVGRGQAEGPGSTNGGVRDHIFMEEENGPPARLDAQTPASLLQSLLQAMKRPGRSPAFLFQPQRFGRDARRSPGRQWLSAQAGEGPNPLFWSLAAPQRFGKK encoded by the exons ATGGGAGGGGATCCCAGGCGGCCCTTAATGGGGCTGAGCATTTCCGCTGCCAGCTCAgcccccaccctcccacctcaTC CGGGGGACAGCAGGTATAAAAGTCGGGTGTGGCAGACAGGCAGGAGAGAAGCCAACATGGATTCCGGGCGACTGGCtgtgctgctgctggtggtagCAGTGGGCAGGGGCCAAGCGGAAGGACCAGGGAGTACCAATGGGGGAGTCAGGGACCATATTTTCATG gaggaagagaatggacCCCCTGCTAGACTGGATGCCCAGACACCTGCGTCTCTCCTGCAGTCCCTGCTACAGGCCATGAAGAGACCTGGCCGGAGCCCAGCCTTTCTGTTCCAGCCCCAGAG GTTTGGCCGAGATGCCCGGAGGAGCCCTGGCAGACAGTGGCTTAGTGCCCAGGCTGGGGAGGGACCTAATCCTCTGTTCTGGAGCCTGGCTGCCCCACAGCGCTTTGGGAAAAAGTGA